A portion of the Microbacterium hominis genome contains these proteins:
- a CDS encoding inositol monophosphatase family protein → MSSPHPTGAYDTPFPGDLSEDLALALRLADAADRASMNRFDAADLEVSLKPDASHVTEADLATERAIRGLLEKDRPDDAVFGEELGVSGASRRQWIIDPIDGTANYLKGIPMWATLIALVIDGVPRVGVVSQPAIGRRWWAATGQGAWTNTPDGGSARLRVSDVASLESASVSFQSVQQWDDVGRADDLLRLTRAVWRDRGYGDAWPYMLLAEGRLEFVAEFGVKEYDIAAHVPIVHEAGGRFTSFDGDDTLSDRSALATNGILHQTFLHLLHSTRT, encoded by the coding sequence GTGAGTTCCCCCCACCCGACCGGCGCCTACGACACGCCGTTCCCCGGCGATCTCTCGGAGGATCTGGCGCTGGCGCTGCGCCTCGCTGACGCGGCGGATCGGGCATCGATGAACCGCTTCGACGCGGCCGACCTGGAGGTCTCGCTGAAGCCCGACGCCTCGCACGTCACCGAAGCCGACCTTGCGACGGAACGGGCGATCCGCGGTCTGCTCGAAAAAGACCGCCCCGACGATGCCGTGTTCGGCGAGGAGCTCGGCGTCTCGGGCGCCTCGCGACGCCAATGGATCATCGACCCCATCGACGGCACGGCGAACTACCTCAAGGGCATTCCGATGTGGGCGACGCTCATCGCGCTGGTCATCGACGGCGTTCCCCGCGTGGGCGTCGTCAGCCAGCCCGCGATCGGTCGGCGGTGGTGGGCGGCGACGGGCCAGGGCGCGTGGACGAATACGCCCGATGGCGGATCGGCTCGGCTCCGGGTCTCGGACGTCGCATCGCTGGAGAGCGCCAGCGTCAGCTTCCAGAGCGTCCAGCAGTGGGACGACGTCGGTCGCGCCGACGACCTGCTGAGGCTCACCCGCGCTGTCTGGCGTGACCGCGGCTACGGCGATGCATGGCCGTACATGCTGCTGGCCGAGGGGCGGCTCGAGTTCGTCGCCGAGTTCGGTGTCAAGGAGTACGACATCGCCGCGCACGTGCCGATCGTGCACGAGGCCGGTGGCCGCTTCACCTCGTTCGACGGCGACGACACGCTCTCGGACCGTTCCGCGCTCGCGACCAACGGCATTCTGCACCAGACTTTCCTGCACCTGCTCCACTCCACCCGAACCTGA
- a CDS encoding squalene cyclase, translated as MTIDETLRDWLLDSDPALRWQVERDLLGAPPEVWEATRARVRTEGFGARLLALQDADGQWAGGSFFPAGFFDSDEPQQPGQPWIATTWVLKDLREWGLDAAALTDTARRLAVNSRWDYDDLPYWGGEVDVCINSYTLAAGAWLGADVTDLAAWFPAHRLADGGWNCEAEEGDSVRSSFHSTLNALRGMLAYEQLTGDPGLRDARRSGEEYLLTRRLMYRASTGEPVGDFVTRFVYPNRHRYSALAALDYFRAASLADDTPPDPRLAEAIEVVRAARREDGRWLQSAPLAGRTWFDVDVAEGEPSRWLTLFATRVLSWWDAAQ; from the coding sequence ATGACGATCGACGAGACGCTGCGGGACTGGCTCCTCGACTCGGATCCGGCTCTGCGGTGGCAGGTCGAGCGCGACCTGCTCGGCGCCCCGCCCGAGGTCTGGGAAGCCACCCGAGCACGCGTTCGCACCGAGGGCTTCGGTGCGCGGCTGCTTGCGCTGCAGGACGCCGACGGCCAGTGGGCCGGGGGTTCCTTCTTCCCCGCCGGCTTCTTCGACAGCGATGAGCCGCAACAGCCTGGCCAGCCGTGGATCGCGACGACGTGGGTGCTCAAGGACCTGCGAGAGTGGGGGCTCGACGCGGCCGCGCTCACGGACACCGCCCGCAGGCTCGCGGTGAACAGTCGATGGGACTACGACGATCTCCCCTACTGGGGCGGCGAGGTCGATGTGTGCATCAACTCGTACACGCTCGCGGCGGGCGCCTGGCTCGGTGCGGACGTCACCGACCTCGCGGCGTGGTTCCCGGCTCATCGGCTGGCCGACGGCGGCTGGAACTGCGAGGCCGAGGAGGGCGATTCGGTGCGCTCCTCGTTCCACTCCACGCTCAACGCGCTGCGCGGGATGCTCGCGTACGAGCAGCTCACCGGCGACCCCGGCCTGCGCGACGCACGGCGCAGCGGCGAGGAGTACCTGCTCACACGTCGGCTGATGTACCGCGCCTCGACGGGCGAGCCGGTCGGCGACTTCGTCACCCGATTCGTGTACCCGAACCGCCACCGGTACAGCGCGCTGGCGGCGCTGGACTACTTCCGCGCCGCTTCCCTCGCCGACGACACACCCCCCGATCCGCGGCTCGCGGAGGCGATCGAAGTCGTGCGGGCCGCACGGCGGGAGGACGGTCGGTGGCTGCAGTCCGCCCCGCTCGCGGGGCGCACGTGGTTCGATGTCGACGTCGCCGAGGGCGAACCCTCGCGCTGGCTGACGCTGTTCGCCACGCGGGTGCTCTCCTGGTGGGATGCCGCGCAGTGA